The nucleotide window TCCTGTGCTTTTATATATAAAAGAATGGATAAGAAATTGGGCTGAAAGTGTTTGGGGTAAAGATGTTTTGTACAAAGCCGGATATAAAATAAAAACAACAATAAATTTGGAAAAGCAAAAAATAGCGACAGATATTTTTAGAAAAAAAATAAAAGATATAAGGGGTAGGCTTGATGAAAAATTAAATGGAGGAATGATTTCCATAGAAGCTGAATCGGGAAAAATAAAAGTACTAATTGGAGGTTTTGATTTTAATGAATCTCAATTTAACAGAGTTCTACAGGCAAAACGCCAAATAGGTTCGGCATTCAAACCATTTTTATATGCAAGTGCAATAAAAGCAGGTATGGATATGGATGATGTTCTGGTTGATGAAGCAATAGAAATGGAAGTAGGCGGAACTTTATGGAGGCCTAAAAATTGGAATAGTGAATTTGCCGGAGAGATGACGCTTTTAAAAGCATTGACCTTATCAAACAATATAATTGCAATAAAGCTTTTATTAAAATTGGGTTATGAACATGTGATTAAATGGGCAAAAAATTTTCAGATAAATACTGAATTAAAACCTTATCCGTCTTTAGCTTTGGGTACGGCAGAACTTACTGTAAAAGATTTGGCGACATCGTTTAATGTTTTTGCAAATAACGGTTATTTTGTAAATTCTTATTTTATTGAGAATGTTCGAGATGTTTGGGGAAAAGTTATTTGGAAAGTTAAAAATAAAAAAATTAATGTATTGGATTCAATTACAAATTCAAAAATGATTAATGCTCTTTCATATAGAATAGAACGAGCTAAAGATATGCTTAATTATAATAAATGGATAGATGCTCAGGCCATTGGTAAAACCGGATCTACAAATGATGCAACATCAACTTGGTTTATTGGATCTACCCCTGAACTTACAACTTGTGTTTATATTGGGCGAGATGATAATAGCTCTGTTGGTAAAAATGTTTTTGCAAGTTCTACTGTTTTTCCAATTTGGCTTGATTTTAATATAAACTTGAATTTCGAAAAAAAGTTTTTCTATTATAATCCAGATCTTAAAGAAATTAATATAAACTGGAATACGGGTGAAAAAGTTTATTATAACGATGGTAATGATATAGTAAAAATTTTGAAATGAAAATATTGGAGAGTGTATGCTTAAAGTAAAATTTAAAATAGGTTTATTTGTTTTTTTTATTCTATTTTGTAATTTAAAAATTTATTCGGCAAAAACATTTTTTATGCCACGACCAATTTTACAAGATATTGTTTTGCAAAAAAATATCTCCAGAAATTTTGTAAATAAAATTTATGATAATGGTGGGCTTAAAATATTGGGTACTCTTTTTTATAAAGAGTCAGAAGATTCTGATAAATTAACAAAATATTTTTTTCCTACAAATAAACTTGAACTTAGTGTTTTTGGCCCAGATGTATACGGAACTCCGGATATATCTTCAACATGGTTGGCAATTACCGATGAAGATGAAAATTTTCTTACAAATTTTAGTTCAAAAATAAAAATTTCCCCAAAACAAAAAAACTATGGTTTAAATTTGCAAATTTTTAAAAATTTAAATTTTTTAAACAAAAGAGTATTTATTTCTTTATCTATGCCATTTACTCAAGTTGAAACTGATTTAAATTTTAGTGAATTTGAAAAATCTGTAACTTTAAACAATATGCCACTTGATGCTTCTGATAAATATTTTTCTGCAAATGCAACTGAGGCTTTTAATCATAAATTGTTATCTTATTCAAAAATGAAAGATGGAGTTCAAAAATTAGCAGGGCTTTCGGATATTAAAATAGCAATTGATGGCATAATAAAATGTAGCAACCTGGTTTTTATTGATTTATATGGATTTGGAATAGTACCTACAGGATATAAACCTAAAGCTGAATATCTATTTGAGCCGATTGTTGGAAATGGTAAACATTTTGGACTTGGCGGCGGCAGTTATTTAAACGTTGATTTTGTTAAATCTAAAAATAAAAAACTTGCA belongs to Candidatus Dependentiae bacterium and includes:
- a CDS encoding PBP1A family penicillin-binding protein, with amino-acid sequence MNKFLKYFYISIFLFFSFLFGAFFYLINHDWVDFQHELAAKNDNPSVVLDDKNEVLFSFKLDKRDPVSYDKLPKVLISAFVAAEDWNFFTHSGLAYKSMLRSLLVNIHKFRIVQGASTITQQVAKLLFLSQERTFIRKIKDIFLSFQLERQFTKEQILELYLNNVYFGRGIYGVAAASQRMWGKEVKDISLSEAATLAATAKSALIYSPLNSIQKSIKRRNLVLNNMLKLNFITDQEYKQAINTKVFINDKEPGDPVLLYIKEWIRNWAESVWGKDVLYKAGYKIKTTINLEKQKIATDIFRKKIKDIRGRLDEKLNGGMISIEAESGKIKVLIGGFDFNESQFNRVLQAKRQIGSAFKPFLYASAIKAGMDMDDVLVDEAIEMEVGGTLWRPKNWNSEFAGEMTLLKALTLSNNIIAIKLLLKLGYEHVIKWAKNFQINTELKPYPSLALGTAELTVKDLATSFNVFANNGYFVNSYFIENVRDVWGKVIWKVKNKKINVLDSITNSKMINALSYRIERAKDMLNYNKWIDAQAIGKTGSTNDATSTWFIGSTPELTTCVYIGRDDNSSVGKNVFASSTVFPIWLDFNINLNFEKKFFYYNPDLKEININWNTGEKVYYNDGNDIVKILK